In Streptomyces sp. NBC_00569, a single genomic region encodes these proteins:
- a CDS encoding PRD domain-containing protein: MDDRLALRIRLFREGGQVRPEVADFVTAELTALAERGNEVTEQTAGMLTSHLMMALTRLVDGEPIEQFLTDEQVAAELAGHPHAVSGAREVAARARERLGATLPDSEVNFLAMHLAVLAGQPSTDSQPPRTTP, from the coding sequence ATGGACGACCGACTCGCCCTCCGTATCCGGCTGTTCCGCGAAGGCGGCCAGGTCAGGCCCGAGGTCGCCGACTTCGTGACCGCCGAACTCACCGCCCTGGCGGAGCGCGGGAACGAGGTGACCGAGCAGACCGCCGGCATGCTCACCAGCCATCTGATGATGGCGCTCACCCGGCTCGTCGACGGGGAGCCGATCGAGCAGTTCCTCACCGACGAGCAGGTGGCCGCGGAACTGGCCGGCCACCCCCACGCCGTGTCCGGCGCCCGCGAGGTCGCCGCCCGCGCCCGCGAACGGCTCGGCGCCACCCTGCCCGACTCCGAGGTCAACTTCCTGGCCATGCATCTCGCGGTGCTGGCGGGACAGCCATCAACCGACTCCCAACCCCCAAGGACCACCCCATGA
- a CDS encoding DUF2620 family protein, whose translation MKKILTGGVGKVEVVGTVKALALDGVEIVASSDMDAAMKLRVGQADFYLGTCHTGAGASLGVLVGLMGRPACHTFGRSVPTEDQVNSLLDQGKKVFGFSMDQIDVIAPLIARAIAARA comes from the coding sequence ATGAAGAAGATCCTCACCGGCGGCGTAGGCAAGGTCGAGGTCGTCGGGACCGTCAAGGCGCTCGCCCTCGACGGCGTCGAGATCGTCGCCTCCAGCGACATGGACGCCGCGATGAAGCTCCGCGTGGGCCAGGCCGACTTCTACCTCGGCACCTGCCACACCGGCGCCGGCGCCTCGCTCGGCGTCCTCGTCGGGCTCATGGGCCGGCCCGCGTGCCACACCTTCGGGCGTTCCGTACCGACCGAGGACCAGGTCAACTCCCTGCTCGACCAGGGCAAGAAGGTCTTCGGCTTCTCCATGGACCAGATCGACGTCATCGCTCCGCTGATCGCCCGCGCCATCGCCGCGCGCGCCTGA
- a CDS encoding YhfT family protein — MNTTLAAGANLDLSLAQQLTVIALCALTAFISHMALAVFNDGVRPFMLDFIQGRSTRSATAAVSFGLSAGFVFGLGAPMALSTGVLNPWLLFLPTDILGLLAPKKWIAPILGGAWGAVVVFGLNGANDVAHDLPVDFLTAMQQMSTPILFLFTLFPVLAITKQFGRVWGGVAGVLELALVVMTMKIWPNMFAGALAMAVGVLMLIGLAIAKDVRERKAARAEGGGVEEVVLADDPMASLFSAGAARLRKFLPLFMVLGAGVCVLAQMHIFGGGEATSFLIAKGHYSEAAQVDFYRVFGFIPLIATTALASGAYGIAGFTLVYPIGYLLPNPFLAAIVGAAVFAVEVLALSYIGKFLGKLPTVRDSSEHLRSAITDTLQLAILFGSLMAANAMGAGLGILVVGGLYLLNEAMGRPVVRMAAAPAAVIVGGVLLNLLYWLDLFTPVKG; from the coding sequence GTGAACACCACTCTCGCCGCAGGTGCGAACCTCGACCTCTCCCTGGCGCAGCAGTTGACCGTGATCGCCCTGTGCGCGCTGACCGCGTTCATCTCGCACATGGCGCTGGCCGTCTTCAACGACGGTGTACGCCCGTTCATGCTGGACTTCATCCAGGGCCGGTCCACCCGCAGCGCCACCGCCGCGGTCTCCTTCGGGCTCTCCGCCGGGTTCGTCTTCGGTCTCGGCGCGCCGATGGCCCTGTCCACCGGCGTACTCAACCCGTGGCTGCTGTTCCTGCCCACGGACATCCTCGGGCTGCTCGCCCCGAAGAAGTGGATCGCGCCGATCCTGGGCGGTGCCTGGGGCGCCGTCGTCGTGTTCGGCCTGAACGGTGCGAACGACGTGGCCCACGACCTGCCGGTCGACTTCCTCACCGCGATGCAGCAGATGTCGACGCCGATCCTGTTCCTGTTCACGCTGTTCCCGGTGCTGGCGATCACCAAGCAGTTCGGGCGCGTGTGGGGCGGCGTCGCGGGCGTCCTCGAACTGGCCCTGGTCGTGATGACCATGAAGATCTGGCCGAACATGTTCGCGGGCGCGCTCGCCATGGCGGTCGGTGTCCTGATGCTCATCGGCCTCGCGATCGCCAAGGACGTCCGGGAGCGCAAGGCCGCGCGGGCCGAGGGCGGCGGCGTCGAGGAAGTGGTCCTCGCGGACGACCCGATGGCGTCGCTGTTCAGTGCTGGCGCGGCCAGACTGCGCAAGTTCCTTCCGCTGTTCATGGTGCTCGGCGCCGGCGTCTGTGTGCTCGCGCAGATGCACATATTCGGCGGTGGTGAGGCCACCAGCTTCCTGATCGCGAAGGGGCACTACAGCGAGGCCGCCCAGGTCGACTTCTACCGGGTGTTCGGCTTCATCCCGCTGATCGCGACGACGGCGCTCGCCTCGGGGGCGTACGGCATCGCGGGCTTCACGCTCGTCTACCCCATCGGCTATCTGCTGCCGAACCCGTTCCTCGCGGCGATCGTCGGCGCGGCCGTGTTCGCCGTCGAGGTGCTCGCCCTCTCCTACATCGGCAAGTTCCTCGGCAAGCTGCCGACCGTGCGCGACTCGTCCGAGCATCTGCGCAGCGCCATCACCGACACGCTCCAGCTGGCGATCCTCTTCGGTTCGCTGATGGCGGCCAACGCCATGGGCGCCGGCCTCGGCATCCTCGTCGTCGGCGGGCTCTACCTGCTGAACGAGGCGATGGGCCGGCCCGTCGTACGGATGGCGGCCGCTCCCGCCGCGGTGATCGTCGGCGGCGTCCTGCTCAACCTCCTGTACTGGCTCGACCTGTTCACCCCCGTCAAGGGCTGA
- a CDS encoding phosphotriesterase family protein, which translates to MHTPPLIHTVTGPLPAAAVRGPALAHEHLVLDLDRRGDGGAVLDPEAHGPAVTSELAALREEFGLALVIELTCRGMGRDPRALARISRDAQVAVVAATGWYYEPFHPSELADAGVGQLADTLVREIDGGLGSTGVRPGVLGEVGSHGDVPSEPESRALRAAARAAVATGLSVATHAQLGRGGLAQLELLTAEGLAPHRISVGHQDLLDDPAVHKELAASGAYVAFDTVGKESYQSDDVRLRLLLALVEAGYADRVLLSCDISRHGYLEREGGQGYGHLFRSFLPRARAAGVDDALVELMTRHNPLRFLTGASVEEI; encoded by the coding sequence ATGCACACCCCGCCCCTCATCCACACCGTCACCGGCCCGCTCCCCGCGGCTGCCGTACGTGGCCCGGCCCTCGCCCACGAGCATCTGGTGCTCGACCTCGACCGGCGCGGCGACGGCGGCGCCGTCCTCGACCCCGAGGCGCACGGACCGGCCGTCACGTCCGAACTGGCCGCCCTGCGCGAGGAGTTCGGCCTCGCCCTGGTGATCGAGCTGACCTGCCGCGGCATGGGGCGCGACCCGCGTGCCCTGGCCCGGATCTCCCGGGACGCGCAGGTCGCCGTCGTCGCGGCCACCGGCTGGTACTACGAGCCGTTCCACCCGTCCGAACTGGCCGACGCGGGGGTCGGACAGCTGGCCGACACACTGGTCCGCGAGATCGACGGCGGTCTCGGGTCCACGGGCGTCCGGCCGGGCGTCCTCGGCGAGGTCGGCAGCCACGGTGACGTGCCCAGCGAGCCGGAGTCACGTGCGCTGCGCGCCGCGGCGCGGGCCGCCGTCGCCACGGGCCTGTCGGTCGCCACGCACGCGCAGCTCGGCCGCGGCGGGCTCGCCCAGCTGGAGCTGCTCACGGCCGAGGGCCTCGCCCCGCACCGGATCTCGGTCGGCCACCAGGACCTCCTCGACGATCCGGCCGTGCACAAGGAGCTGGCCGCGAGCGGCGCGTACGTCGCGTTCGACACGGTCGGCAAGGAGAGCTACCAGAGCGACGACGTCCGGCTCCGGCTGCTGCTCGCCCTCGTCGAGGCCGGCTACGCCGACCGTGTCCTGCTCAGCTGCGACATCTCGCGCCACGGCTATCTGGAGCGCGAGGGCGGTCAGGGTTACGGGCATCTGTTCCGGTCGTTCCTGCCCCGGGCGCGTGCCGCGGGCGTGGACGACGCACTGGTGGAGCTGATGACACGCCACAATCCGCTGCGCTTTCTGACCGGCGCGAGCGTGGAGGAGATCTGA
- a CDS encoding aminotransferase class V-fold PLP-dependent enzyme: MTPTRSAASTLPETFPLATIPVDEAMARQFRLIECTAAHFSGEELFNADAGVVPGLGRPRTTAKAEAVLADFFGAEDAAFVQGAGTGAIRAALNAAVSAGDPLLIHRAPVYRTTEVTLRGIGVRAEEVDFNDLGALREALASGRFRWAYVQHTRQRLGDSYDPGEVLAACRAAGVRTVVDDNYAVLRVPASGVELGADASCFSLFKLHGPEGVGIVVGARDLVARVRADNYSGGGQVQGHQALDVLRALTHVPVMWAVQSRVGAQVAERLAAGEVDGVAEVRLANAQDRCLLVRLDRPVARELPAVAARFGAAPYPVGSNSRYEIAPLFYRMSSSSLDDSPGLADWTVRINPMRAGADLVIDILRRSLDVLKHHAKDD; the protein is encoded by the coding sequence ATGACGCCCACCCGCTCGGCCGCATCCACGCTCCCCGAGACGTTCCCGCTCGCCACGATCCCCGTCGACGAGGCGATGGCCCGGCAGTTCCGGCTGATCGAGTGCACCGCCGCGCACTTCTCCGGCGAGGAGCTGTTCAACGCCGACGCGGGCGTCGTGCCCGGTCTCGGCCGGCCCCGCACGACCGCCAAGGCCGAGGCGGTGCTCGCCGACTTCTTCGGGGCCGAGGACGCCGCGTTCGTCCAGGGGGCGGGCACCGGAGCGATCCGTGCCGCGCTGAACGCCGCCGTGAGCGCGGGCGATCCGCTGCTGATCCACCGGGCGCCGGTGTACCGCACCACCGAGGTCACGCTGCGCGGCATCGGCGTACGCGCCGAGGAGGTCGACTTCAACGACCTGGGCGCGCTGCGCGAGGCCCTCGCGTCGGGACGCTTCCGGTGGGCGTACGTCCAGCACACCCGGCAGCGGCTCGGCGACTCGTACGACCCGGGCGAGGTGCTCGCCGCGTGCCGGGCGGCGGGGGTGCGCACGGTCGTCGACGACAACTACGCCGTGCTGCGCGTGCCCGCGTCGGGGGTCGAACTCGGCGCGGACGCCTCCTGCTTCTCGCTGTTCAAGCTGCACGGGCCCGAAGGCGTGGGCATCGTCGTCGGGGCGCGCGACCTCGTCGCACGGGTCCGGGCGGACAACTACTCGGGCGGTGGTCAGGTCCAGGGCCATCAGGCGCTGGACGTGCTGCGCGCCCTGACCCACGTGCCGGTGATGTGGGCGGTGCAGTCGCGGGTGGGCGCCCAGGTGGCCGAGCGGCTCGCCGCCGGTGAGGTGGACGGCGTCGCCGAGGTGCGGCTCGCGAACGCGCAGGACCGGTGTCTGCTCGTGCGTCTCGACCGACCTGTCGCGCGTGAACTCCCCGCTGTCGCCGCCCGGTTCGGCGCGGCGCCCTATCCCGTCGGCTCCAACTCCCGATACGAGATCGCGCCGCTGTTCTACCGCATGTCCAGTTCGTCCCTCGACGACTCCCCCGGGCTCGCGGACTGGACGGTGCGGATCAACCCGATGCGGGCGGGCGCCGACCTCGTGATCGACATCCTGCGCCGCTCCCTCGACGTGCTGAAGCACCACGCAAAGGACGACTGA
- a CDS encoding alanine racemase, which translates to MFLDSLLTRNPELVDAAADLHRRGAVPPDTYVMDLDAIESNAALLAAEADRLGLALWFVVKQLGRNPELIRAIARHIPKYAAIDAPEARTLHAAGPRAGNLGHLAQIPRRALPEMLAWRPETVTVFDVGNARAVSDEARAQGFVQDVLVRLEGAEGAVYPGQEGGVPLDALDDFAAAVEQLPGVRIGGVTAFPCVLCDPATGTPRPTANFELAVKARELLTSRGHDGLKLSAPSATSMASLPLLAEHGATHGEPGHSLTGTTPLHARDAGQPEKPAYVYVTEVAHTLADGRPAVFGGGFYPRAHIGSALLPDSDQRLAVRDAPAENIDYYRLLDAPPPGRALTAGDTALLAFRTQIFVTRSTVAVVAGLTSGSPRLTGLYDAQGRAL; encoded by the coding sequence GTGTTCCTCGACAGTCTGCTCACCCGCAATCCCGAGCTCGTCGACGCCGCGGCCGACCTCCACCGGCGGGGCGCGGTCCCGCCCGACACGTACGTCATGGATCTCGACGCGATCGAGTCGAACGCCGCGCTGCTCGCCGCCGAGGCCGACCGCCTCGGGCTCGCCCTCTGGTTCGTCGTGAAGCAGCTCGGCCGCAACCCCGAGCTGATCAGGGCGATCGCCCGGCACATCCCGAAGTACGCGGCCATCGACGCGCCGGAGGCACGCACCCTGCACGCGGCGGGGCCGCGGGCGGGCAACCTCGGCCACCTCGCGCAGATCCCGCGCCGCGCGCTGCCCGAGATGCTGGCCTGGCGTCCCGAGACCGTGACCGTCTTCGACGTCGGCAACGCCCGCGCGGTCTCGGACGAGGCGCGCGCGCAGGGCTTCGTCCAGGACGTCCTCGTACGCCTCGAAGGGGCGGAGGGCGCGGTCTACCCCGGGCAGGAAGGTGGCGTTCCGCTCGACGCGCTCGACGACTTCGCGGCCGCCGTCGAACAGTTGCCGGGAGTACGGATCGGTGGCGTCACCGCGTTCCCGTGCGTCCTGTGCGACCCGGCGACGGGCACGCCACGCCCTACCGCCAACTTCGAACTCGCCGTCAAGGCAAGGGAACTGCTCACCTCACGCGGCCACGACGGCCTGAAGCTGAGCGCCCCGAGCGCCACCTCCATGGCCAGTCTCCCCCTCCTCGCCGAGCACGGCGCGACCCACGGCGAGCCGGGCCACTCGCTCACCGGCACCACACCCCTGCACGCCCGCGACGCCGGCCAGCCCGAGAAGCCCGCGTACGTCTACGTCACCGAGGTCGCCCACACCCTCGCCGACGGCCGGCCCGCCGTGTTCGGCGGCGGCTTCTACCCCCGCGCGCACATCGGTTCGGCGCTGCTGCCCGACTCGGACCAGCGCCTCGCGGTGCGGGACGCGCCCGCGGAGAACATCGACTACTACCGGCTGCTCGACGCGCCCCCGCCCGGCCGCGCCCTCACGGCGGGCGACACGGCGCTGCTCGCGTTCCGCACACAGATCTTCGTGACCCGCTCGACGGTCGCGGTGGTGGCGGGCCTCACGTCCGGGTCGCCGCGTCTGACCGGCCTGTACGACGCGCAAGGAAGGGCACTGTGA
- a CDS encoding phosphopentomutase has translation MGRTVIVVVDGFGVGAMPDAGALRPGDLAADTCGHVLDGCREAFGRPLRLPALGALGLGLVHPHPDLARHTRLPVSAGRAGLGYPGADTYAGHQTMMGADFSRVTVARLGDHLDEVTAALEGAGHRVELLGDRPLLMVDGAVLVHDNLEADPGINWNTSGRLDDLDFDGILSVARTVRAVAPVARVIAVGGHASGPLSDFVREGDGGTVGLDTPASGFYRNGGLEVRHLGAGLDHTRQLPDLAARAGIPVTLVGKAADILACDDAVRRPAVPTADVLAYTLEAVRAEGEALVVANVQESDLAGHQQDVERYGHVLEQVDAGLAALVALLDADGDRLIVTGDHGNDPTIGHAFHTREFVPVLVHRPGAAGVELLPDAGSLADVGATAAAALGLDPAGLANGTEIGRSEARAARPAHV, from the coding sequence ATGGGCAGGACCGTCATCGTCGTCGTCGACGGATTCGGTGTCGGCGCCATGCCGGACGCGGGTGCCCTGCGCCCCGGTGACCTGGCGGCGGACACCTGCGGACACGTGCTCGACGGGTGCCGCGAGGCGTTCGGGCGGCCGCTGCGGCTGCCCGCGCTCGGTGCGCTCGGGCTGGGCCTCGTGCACCCGCACCCGGACCTCGCGCGGCACACCCGTCTGCCGGTCTCGGCGGGCCGGGCCGGGCTCGGCTACCCCGGCGCGGACACGTACGCGGGCCACCAGACGATGATGGGCGCCGACTTCAGCCGGGTGACGGTGGCGCGGCTCGGTGACCACCTCGACGAGGTCACCGCGGCCCTGGAGGGCGCGGGCCACCGGGTCGAACTCCTCGGCGACAGACCCCTGTTGATGGTCGACGGGGCCGTGCTCGTGCACGACAACCTGGAGGCCGACCCCGGTATCAACTGGAACACCTCGGGCCGCCTCGACGACCTGGACTTCGACGGGATCCTCTCCGTCGCGCGCACGGTCCGCGCGGTGGCGCCCGTCGCGCGGGTGATCGCGGTGGGCGGCCACGCGAGCGGTCCGCTCTCGGACTTCGTACGCGAAGGGGATGGTGGCACGGTCGGCCTCGACACCCCGGCGAGCGGCTTCTACCGCAACGGTGGCCTCGAAGTACGGCATCTCGGCGCGGGCCTCGACCACACGCGGCAACTCCCGGACCTGGCGGCGCGGGCCGGGATCCCCGTCACGCTCGTCGGGAAGGCCGCGGACATCCTGGCCTGCGACGACGCGGTGCGGCGCCCGGCCGTGCCGACCGCGGACGTGCTCGCGTACACACTCGAAGCCGTCCGCGCGGAGGGCGAGGCGCTGGTCGTGGCCAATGTGCAGGAGAGCGATCTGGCCGGGCACCAGCAGGACGTGGAGCGCTACGGGCACGTCCTGGAGCAGGTCGACGCGGGGCTCGCGGCGCTCGTCGCGCTGCTCGACGCGGACGGCGACCGGCTGATCGTGACCGGCGACCACGGCAACGACCCGACGATCGGCCACGCCTTCCACACCCGGGAGTTCGTGCCGGTCCTCGTCCACCGCCCGGGTGCGGCCGGTGTGGAGCTGCTGCCGGACGCGGGCAGCCTGGCGGACGTGGGCGCGACGGCCGCGGCGGCGCTCGGCCTCGATCCGGCGGGGCTCGCCAACGGCACGGAGATCGGCCGGTCGGAGGCTCGGGCGGCCCGACCCGCCCATGTGTAA
- the ffh gene encoding signal recognition particle protein codes for MFDTLSDRLAATFKNLRGKGRLSEADIDATAREIRIALLEADVALPVVRAFIKQVKERAAGAEVSQALNPAQQVIKIVNEELIGILGGETRRLRFAKNPPTVIMLAGLQGAGKTTLAGKLGHWLKGQGHAPLLVACDLQRPNAVNQLSVVAERAGVGIYAPEPGNGVGDPVQVAKDSVEFARQKQYDVVIVDTAGRLGIDQELMQQAADIRDAVSPDEVLFVVDAMIGQDAVNTAEAFRDGVGFDGVVLSKLDGDARGGAALSIAHVTGRQVMFASNGEKLDDFDAFHPDRMASRILGMGDMLTLIEKAEQTFSQQEAEKMASKLASKKGQDFTLDDFLAQMEQVRKMGSISKLLGMLPGMAQMKDQINNLDERDVDRTAAIIKSMTPAERADATIINGSRRARIARGSGVEVSAVKNLVERFFEARKMMSRMAQGGGMPGMPGMPGMGGGAGRQKKKQKQAKGKQRSGNPMKRKQQEEEEAARREAAGQSGNAFGLPAADQDKNFELPDEFKKFMG; via the coding sequence GTGTTCGACACTCTTTCCGACCGCCTCGCAGCGACATTCAAGAACCTCCGCGGCAAGGGGCGCCTCAGCGAGGCGGACATCGACGCCACGGCGCGCGAGATCCGTATCGCCCTGCTCGAAGCGGACGTGGCCCTGCCCGTCGTCCGTGCCTTCATCAAGCAGGTCAAGGAGCGTGCGGCCGGCGCGGAGGTCTCCCAGGCGCTGAACCCGGCCCAGCAGGTCATCAAGATCGTCAACGAGGAGCTCATCGGCATCCTCGGCGGCGAGACCCGGCGCCTGCGGTTCGCCAAGAACCCGCCCACCGTGATCATGCTCGCGGGTCTCCAGGGTGCCGGTAAGACGACCCTCGCCGGAAAGCTCGGCCACTGGCTGAAGGGGCAGGGCCACGCGCCGCTGCTCGTCGCCTGTGACCTCCAGCGCCCCAACGCCGTGAACCAGCTGAGCGTCGTCGCCGAGCGCGCCGGCGTCGGCATCTACGCGCCCGAGCCCGGCAACGGCGTGGGTGACCCGGTCCAGGTCGCCAAGGACTCCGTCGAGTTCGCCCGGCAGAAGCAGTACGACGTCGTCATCGTCGACACCGCCGGCCGCCTGGGTATCGACCAGGAGCTCATGCAGCAGGCCGCGGACATCCGCGACGCCGTCTCGCCCGACGAGGTCCTCTTCGTCGTCGACGCCATGATCGGTCAGGACGCGGTCAACACCGCAGAGGCCTTCCGTGACGGCGTCGGCTTCGACGGTGTGGTGCTCTCCAAGCTCGACGGTGACGCCCGTGGTGGTGCCGCCCTGTCGATCGCGCACGTCACCGGCCGCCAGGTCATGTTCGCCTCGAACGGCGAGAAGCTGGACGACTTCGACGCGTTCCACCCGGACCGCATGGCGTCCCGCATCCTCGGCATGGGCGACATGCTCACGCTGATCGAGAAGGCCGAGCAGACCTTCTCGCAGCAGGAGGCCGAGAAGATGGCCTCCAAGCTGGCCTCCAAGAAGGGCCAGGACTTCACGCTCGACGACTTCCTGGCCCAGATGGAGCAGGTCAGGAAGATGGGCTCCATCTCCAAGCTGCTCGGGATGCTGCCCGGCATGGCGCAGATGAAGGACCAGATCAACAACCTCGACGAGCGTGACGTCGACCGCACGGCCGCCATCATCAAGTCGATGACTCCGGCCGAGCGCGCGGACGCCACGATCATCAATGGCTCGCGCCGTGCTCGTATCGCCCGTGGTTCGGGCGTCGAGGTCAGCGCGGTGAAGAACCTCGTCGAGCGGTTCTTCGAGGCCCGCAAGATGATGTCCCGCATGGCGCAGGGCGGCGGCATGCCGGGGATGCCCGGGATGCCGGGCATGGGCGGCGGCGCCGGCCGGCAGAAGAAGAAGCAGAAGCAGGCCAAGGGCAAGCAGCGCTCCGGGAACCCGATGAAGCGCAAGCAGCAGGAAGAGGAAGAGGCGGCGCGCCGCGAGGCCGCCGGCCAGAGCGGTAACGCGTTCGGCCTGCCCGCCGCCGACCAGGACAAGAACTTCGAACTGCCCGACGAGTTCAAGAAGTTCATGGGCTGA
- a CDS encoding [protein-PII] uridylyltransferase, whose product MTSVDVQPGKSDDDDSASSGYAAARLRLLREEARSGPPRRSALAELTDGWLGELFTAGARELTGVSLVAVGGYGRGELSPRSDLDLLLLHDGDAGPGAVASLADHVWYPVWDLGLALDHSVRTPAEARKTAGEDLKVQLGLLDARHIAGDAGLTAGLRTAVLADWRNQAPKRLLELRDLCDERAERQGELQYLLEPDLKEARGGLRDATALRAVAASWLADAPREGLADARRRLLDVRDALHLATGRATDRLALQEQDQVAAELGLLDADTLLRQVYEAARTVSYASDVTWREVGRVLKSRAVRPRLRAMLGGGNKPVTERSPLAEGVVEQDGEAVLARAARPERDPVLPLRAAAAAAQAGLPLSLHAVRRMAAAARPLPTPWPAEAREQLVTLLGAGRPTVEVWEALEAEGLITRLLPDWERVRCRPQRNAVHTWTVDRHLVETAVRAAELTRRVGRPDLLLVAALLHDIGKGWPGDHSVAGEIIAKDVAARIGFDRADVAVVATLVRHHLLLIETATRRDLEDPATVQAVADAVGSVGTLELLHALTEADALATGPAAWSSWRGSLVTDLVERVAAVLAGEDPDGGDGPAAAEPTAEQERLALEAFRTGGPVLSLRAQTEAPGDRDAEGAAAAPADPEPLGVELLIAVPDQPGVLPAVAGVLALHRLTVRTAELRALDLPAQVPGSVLLLDWRVAAEYGSLPQAARLRADLVRALDGSLDIAARLAERDAAYPRRRGTVAPPPRVTVAPAASRHATVIEVRAQDAPGLLHRIGRALETAQVRVRSAHVSTLGANAVDAFYVTCAEGEPLPAAEAAAVAGALEGALRG is encoded by the coding sequence GTGACGAGTGTGGATGTGCAGCCCGGAAAATCGGACGACGACGATTCAGCATCCAGCGGCTATGCGGCGGCCCGGCTGCGCCTCCTCCGAGAGGAGGCGCGGTCCGGGCCGCCGCGCCGTTCGGCGCTCGCCGAGCTGACCGACGGCTGGCTCGGCGAGCTGTTCACCGCCGGGGCGCGCGAGCTGACCGGGGTGTCCCTCGTCGCCGTCGGCGGCTACGGGCGCGGCGAGCTGTCCCCGCGCAGCGACCTCGACCTGCTGCTCCTGCACGACGGCGACGCCGGCCCCGGTGCCGTCGCCTCCCTCGCGGACCACGTCTGGTACCCCGTGTGGGACCTGGGGCTCGCCCTCGACCACTCCGTCCGTACGCCCGCGGAGGCCCGCAAGACGGCGGGCGAGGACCTCAAGGTGCAGCTCGGCCTCCTCGACGCCCGGCACATCGCCGGCGACGCCGGCCTGACGGCGGGCCTGCGCACCGCCGTCCTCGCCGACTGGCGCAACCAGGCGCCCAAACGCCTGCTCGAACTGCGCGACCTGTGCGACGAACGGGCCGAGCGCCAGGGTGAGCTGCAGTATCTGCTCGAACCCGACCTCAAGGAGGCCAGGGGCGGGCTCAGGGACGCCACCGCGCTGCGCGCCGTCGCCGCGTCATGGCTCGCGGACGCCCCCAGGGAAGGCCTCGCCGACGCGCGGCGCAGGCTCCTCGACGTACGGGACGCCCTGCACCTGGCCACCGGCCGCGCCACCGACCGCCTCGCCCTCCAGGAGCAGGACCAGGTCGCAGCGGAACTCGGCCTCCTCGACGCCGACACCCTGCTCCGCCAGGTCTACGAGGCCGCCCGCACCGTCTCGTACGCCAGCGACGTCACCTGGCGCGAGGTCGGGCGCGTGCTCAAGTCGAGGGCCGTGCGGCCCCGGCTGCGCGCCATGCTGGGCGGCGGGAACAAGCCCGTCACCGAGCGGTCACCGCTCGCCGAAGGCGTCGTCGAGCAGGACGGCGAGGCGGTCCTCGCCCGTGCGGCCAGGCCCGAGCGTGACCCCGTGCTGCCGCTTCGCGCGGCCGCGGCCGCCGCCCAGGCCGGACTGCCGCTGTCCCTGCACGCCGTCCGCAGGATGGCCGCCGCCGCGCGCCCCCTGCCCACGCCGTGGCCCGCCGAGGCCCGCGAGCAGCTCGTGACGCTGCTCGGCGCGGGCCGGCCGACCGTCGAGGTCTGGGAGGCGCTGGAGGCCGAGGGCCTGATCACGCGGTTGCTGCCCGACTGGGAGCGGGTGCGGTGCAGGCCGCAGCGCAACGCCGTGCACACCTGGACCGTCGACCGGCACCTCGTCGAGACCGCCGTGCGCGCGGCCGAGCTCACGCGCCGTGTCGGCCGCCCCGACCTGCTGCTCGTCGCTGCGCTCCTGCACGACATCGGAAAGGGCTGGCCCGGCGACCACTCCGTGGCCGGCGAGATCATCGCGAAGGACGTGGCCGCGCGCATCGGCTTCGACCGCGCGGACGTCGCCGTCGTCGCCACCCTCGTGCGCCACCATCTGCTGCTCATCGAGACGGCGACGCGGCGCGACCTGGAGGACCCGGCGACGGTGCAGGCCGTCGCGGACGCCGTCGGCTCCGTGGGGACGCTCGAACTGCTGCACGCCCTGACGGAGGCGGACGCGCTGGCCACCGGGCCCGCGGCCTGGTCCTCGTGGCGCGGGTCGCTCGTCACCGACCTCGTCGAGCGGGTCGCCGCCGTCCTCGCGGGAGAGGACCCCGACGGCGGCGACGGCCCCGCCGCGGCCGAGCCCACGGCCGAACAGGAGCGGCTGGCCCTGGAGGCGTTCCGCACGGGCGGCCCGGTGCTGTCCCTGCGCGCGCAGACCGAGGCACCCGGCGACCGGGACGCGGAAGGCGCCGCGGCCGCGCCCGCCGACCCGGAGCCCCTCGGCGTCGAACTGCTCATCGCCGTCCCCGACCAGCCCGGCGTGCTGCCCGCCGTCGCCGGGGTGCTCGCCCTGCACCGGCTCACGGTCCGCACGGCGGAGCTGCGCGCCCTCGACCTGCCCGCCCAGGTGCCGGGTTCGGTCCTGCTCCTGGACTGGCGGGTCGCCGCCGAGTACGGCTCCCTGCCCCAGGCCGCCCGGCTGCGCGCGGATCTCGTGCGGGCCCTGGACGGCTCCCTGGACATCGCCGCCCGGCTCGCGGAGCGGGACGCCGCGTATCCGCGGCGGCGCGGCACCGTGGCGCCGCCGCCCCGGGTGACGGTCGCCCCCGCCGCCTCGCGGCACGCGACGGTGATCGAGGTCCGGGCGCAGGACGCACCGGGCCTGCTGCACCGCATCGGCCGGGCGCTCGAGACGGCGCAGGTACGGGTGCGGTCCGCGCATGTGTCGACCCTCGGGGCGAACGCGGTGGACGCGTTCTATGTCACGTGCGCCGAGGGGGAGCCGCTCCCCGCGGCGGAGGCGGCCGCGGTGGCGGGCGCGCTGGAAGGGGCGTTGCGGGGGTAG